In Leucobacter insecticola, one DNA window encodes the following:
- the phnE gene encoding phosphonate ABC transporter, permease protein PhnE, whose amino-acid sequence MGQLQLAERERLERAFRVPRARAMLGLPVVVVVLVWSFIGAKFDFAKLGEGSVNMAGFVSRMFPPSWDKLGTIVSLLVETVQMAVVGTVLGAILSLFIAFGAAANLAPKWLYFPCRWIMNVIRSLPDLVFALMFVSAVGLGPFAGILAMTIGSIGSIGKVFAEAMESVDAGPMTAMRAVGASPRQVTQFGVLPQAAPLLVSYTLLLFEGNVRGATILGMVGAGGIGLELTTAMRMYDYGHLSAIIICIIVLVTLIDQASALIRKKII is encoded by the coding sequence ATGGGGCAGCTGCAGCTCGCGGAACGCGAACGGCTCGAGCGCGCGTTCCGGGTGCCCCGCGCCCGTGCGATGCTGGGGCTGCCGGTGGTGGTTGTGGTGCTGGTGTGGTCTTTCATTGGCGCCAAGTTTGACTTCGCGAAACTCGGTGAGGGTTCGGTCAACATGGCGGGCTTCGTGTCGCGAATGTTCCCGCCGTCGTGGGACAAGCTCGGCACGATCGTCTCTCTTCTCGTTGAGACGGTGCAAATGGCGGTTGTCGGCACCGTGCTCGGGGCGATCCTGTCGCTGTTCATCGCGTTTGGGGCCGCCGCGAACCTCGCGCCGAAGTGGCTCTACTTTCCGTGCCGCTGGATCATGAACGTGATCCGCTCGCTGCCCGACCTGGTGTTCGCGCTGATGTTTGTGTCCGCGGTGGGGCTCGGGCCGTTCGCTGGCATCCTCGCGATGACGATCGGCTCAATCGGCTCGATCGGCAAGGTGTTTGCTGAGGCGATGGAGTCCGTTGACGCGGGCCCCATGACCGCGATGCGCGCCGTCGGTGCGTCGCCGCGGCAGGTTACCCAGTTCGGGGTGTTGCCGCAGGCCGCGCCGCTGCTCGTGTCGTACACGCTGTTGCTGTTTGAGGGCAACGTCCGCGGGGCGACGATTCTGGGCATGGTCGGCGCGGGTGGCATCGGCCTCGAACTCACCACGGCCATGAGGATGTACGACTACGGTCACCTCAGCGCCATCATTATCTGCATTATCGTGCTGGTCACCCTGATCGACCAGGCGAGTGCTCTGATCCGAAAGAAAATCATATGA
- a CDS encoding tyrosine-protein phosphatase, with product MMLTAPVNLRDLGGIPVAGGRVREGFAIRADDLSTVPESYATGLVAQGVRSVIDLRSAEELTATGRGPLGTQTAVSYHHVPLLASLGHDAEAAAPAGGDPFDQRSYGQMYVSMFERAAPQIVTALAVVAHAPGATAFHCAAGQDRTGVLAAALLLVLGADRQQVVADYLRTAPNAPAIRARLTPTLAPLMLRRGIDLNAAARAATRTEFSAAPMLELLETLGARYSDPLEPLRAGGLTDSLVTALRERAVAGE from the coding sequence ATGATGCTCACCGCTCCCGTCAACCTGCGCGACCTCGGCGGGATTCCCGTCGCGGGCGGACGCGTGCGCGAGGGATTCGCGATCCGCGCCGACGACCTATCGACCGTGCCCGAGAGCTACGCCACAGGGCTCGTGGCGCAGGGGGTGCGCTCGGTCATCGACCTGCGATCCGCTGAGGAACTGACGGCGACCGGCCGCGGCCCGCTGGGCACGCAGACGGCCGTGAGCTACCATCACGTTCCGTTGCTCGCGAGCCTCGGGCACGACGCCGAGGCTGCGGCACCCGCGGGGGGCGACCCGTTCGACCAGCGCAGCTATGGACAGATGTACGTGTCGATGTTTGAGCGCGCTGCGCCGCAGATCGTCACCGCACTCGCGGTCGTAGCGCACGCGCCCGGCGCGACCGCGTTCCACTGCGCCGCGGGGCAGGATCGCACGGGCGTGCTCGCGGCCGCGCTGCTTCTCGTGCTGGGAGCGGATCGGCAGCAGGTGGTTGCCGACTACCTCCGCACAGCACCCAACGCGCCAGCGATCAGGGCACGCCTCACCCCGACGCTTGCGCCGCTCATGCTCCGCCGCGGGATCGACCTCAACGCGGCGGCGAGGGCGGCGACACGCACCGAATTCTCCGCCGCACCGATGCTCGAACTGCTCGAGACTCTCGGTGCGCGCTATTCGGACCCCCTCGAACCGCTGCGAGCCGGGGGACTCACGGACAGTCTGGTCACGGCGCTCCGAGAGCGGGCGGTCGCGGGCGAGTGA
- a CDS encoding antitoxin: MRTTLRIEAPLLEAAKRNAARRQETLGEYVEEALRVYIAAQGSPAEVVDLPVFHGGGVKSGIDATSNRDLYDVLDEADAVDGLDAHEAAS, from the coding sequence ATGAGGACCACGCTGAGGATCGAAGCGCCCCTGCTGGAGGCGGCGAAACGAAATGCTGCCCGCAGGCAAGAAACCCTTGGGGAGTATGTGGAGGAGGCGTTGCGCGTATACATTGCCGCACAGGGTTCCCCCGCTGAGGTTGTTGACCTGCCGGTGTTTCACGGTGGTGGTGTGAAGTCTGGCATTGATGCCACTTCTAACCGGGATCTCTATGATGTGCTCGATGAGGCTGATGCCGTCGATGGACTTGACGCTCACGAGGCCGCTTCGTGA
- a CDS encoding TA system VapC family ribonuclease toxin has translation MIVLDVNVLVAAFRADHSHHGVARPWLMRLLETESAVIVPDLVWIGFLRVVTNRRIFDGPASPREALTFMEALTRSSAYRRAPGLPDGHDVLHRTVEVTDARANLIPDAYIAAVALAFACPVATFDRDFHRFEGLRIVRPEVYGSET, from the coding sequence GTGATCGTGCTCGACGTCAACGTCTTGGTTGCAGCCTTCCGTGCAGATCACTCGCACCACGGTGTGGCCAGGCCCTGGCTCATGCGGTTGCTTGAAACGGAATCGGCAGTTATCGTTCCAGACCTCGTGTGGATCGGTTTCTTGCGCGTCGTGACCAACCGTCGCATTTTTGACGGGCCGGCTTCTCCCCGCGAAGCGCTGACGTTTATGGAAGCGCTCACCAGGAGTTCCGCGTATCGTCGGGCGCCCGGTCTGCCGGATGGGCACGATGTGCTTCACCGGACAGTAGAAGTGACAGATGCCCGGGCCAATCTGATCCCTGATGCCTACATTGCAGCCGTGGCACTTGCCTTCGCGTGTCCCGTGGCCACCTTCGACCGCGACTTCCATCGCTTTGAAGGGTTGCGAATCGTGCGGCCAGAGGTTTACGGTTCGGAAACCTAG
- a CDS encoding HpcH/HpaI aldolase family protein, giving the protein MPIHLNLPTTLRERLATAERPLIGLWACAGSPITAEIVAGSGCDWVLLDAEHSPNGLESVLGQLYAMSAYPVAPLVRPPYGDTVTIKQYLDLGAQNLLIPMVDSAEQAEQIVRAVRYPDGAGGGVRGVGSALARSARWNRVDGYLGRANETISLTVQIESAAAAAEVERILAVDGVDAIFVGPSDLAASMGYLGQQNHPEVVASVLHAITAATAAGKPVGVNAFVPADADRYIDAGASFVAVGADVAILARQTEALVDRFASRLDGAEGSGSEPRASY; this is encoded by the coding sequence ATGCCGATTCATCTAAATCTCCCCACCACGCTGCGAGAACGCCTGGCGACCGCGGAGCGTCCCCTCATCGGACTGTGGGCGTGCGCAGGCAGCCCGATCACGGCCGAAATTGTCGCCGGCAGCGGCTGCGACTGGGTACTGCTCGACGCCGAACACTCCCCCAACGGACTCGAGTCTGTGCTCGGGCAGCTCTACGCAATGTCGGCCTACCCGGTGGCGCCGCTCGTGCGGCCACCGTACGGCGACACCGTCACGATCAAGCAGTACCTCGACCTCGGCGCGCAGAATCTCCTCATCCCCATGGTCGATTCGGCCGAGCAGGCCGAGCAGATCGTGCGCGCGGTGCGATACCCGGATGGCGCGGGCGGCGGGGTACGCGGCGTCGGTTCGGCGCTCGCACGCTCGGCACGCTGGAACCGGGTCGACGGCTATCTCGGCCGCGCCAACGAGACGATCAGCCTGACGGTGCAGATCGAATCGGCGGCGGCGGCGGCTGAGGTCGAGCGGATCCTCGCCGTTGACGGCGTCGACGCGATCTTCGTCGGCCCCTCGGATCTTGCCGCGTCGATGGGGTATCTCGGACAGCAGAATCACCCGGAGGTCGTGGCGAGTGTGTTGCACGCGATCACCGCTGCCACCGCAGCGGGCAAACCGGTCGGCGTCAATGCCTTTGTGCCCGCGGACGCGGATCGCTACATCGATGCCGGCGCCAGCTTTGTCGCCGTCGGCGCGGACGTCGCGATCCTCGCCCGGCAGACTGAGGCGCTGGTGGATCGATTCGCTTCCCGGCTAGACGGTGCCGAGGGCTCAGGATCCGAACCCCGCGCGAGCTACTAG
- a CDS encoding fumarylacetoacetate hydrolase family protein — protein sequence MLDQTTIESIADELVQADRDRSVLPRLTTRYPDMVVEDSYAIQKVWSDRRIAAGARLVGHKIGLTSKVMQLATGISEPDYGVIHDDMVFESGSVLEFDRFSNVRIEVELAFVLSKPLTGPNVSIFDVLDATAYVVPALEVLNSHLEMEGRTIVDTISDNAAMGAMVVGGRPVKVDETDLTWASALLYRNETIEDSGVAGAILGHPALGVAWLANKLAQHGQTLEAGEIILAGSFTKPMWVERGDTVHADYNGLGSVTCRFI from the coding sequence GTGCTCGATCAGACAACGATTGAATCCATCGCAGACGAATTGGTGCAGGCGGATCGCGACCGCAGCGTCTTGCCCCGGCTGACCACTCGATACCCAGACATGGTGGTCGAAGATTCCTACGCCATTCAGAAGGTGTGGTCCGATCGCAGGATCGCCGCCGGCGCGCGCCTCGTGGGGCACAAGATCGGCCTCACCTCAAAGGTGATGCAGCTCGCAACCGGCATCTCAGAACCTGACTACGGCGTGATCCACGACGACATGGTCTTTGAATCGGGATCCGTGCTGGAGTTTGATCGCTTCTCGAATGTCCGCATCGAGGTCGAGCTCGCGTTTGTGCTGTCCAAGCCGCTCACCGGACCAAACGTCTCGATCTTCGATGTCCTCGACGCGACCGCGTACGTGGTTCCCGCCCTTGAAGTCCTGAACTCGCACCTCGAGATGGAGGGGCGGACCATCGTCGACACGATCAGTGACAATGCCGCGATGGGCGCGATGGTGGTGGGCGGCAGACCCGTCAAGGTCGACGAGACCGATCTCACCTGGGCGTCGGCGCTGCTGTACCGCAACGAGACTATCGAAGACTCAGGCGTCGCCGGGGCGATCCTCGGCCACCCAGCGCTCGGTGTTGCCTGGCTCGCGAACAAGCTCGCGCAGCACGGCCAGACGCTCGAGGCGGGCGAGATCATTCTCGCCGGTTCCTTCACCAAGCCCATGTGGGTCGAACGCGGTGACACGGTGCACGCCGACTACAACGGCCTGGGATCGGTGACATGCCGATTCATCTAA
- a CDS encoding TetR/AcrR family transcriptional regulator → MAQIVDHEERRGAIIAAATELILSGGFGAATMRTIAARAGYANGALKYYFPGGKSEIIAAIFTNTLREIESMAGTQNTGNTSQDLRHYLRSWFPRSVEELPSGRLLIELWGHSLTDESLRELYSAHLAHWGAQIAAQIEAAHAVGAVLAAPPFEDMASEYISFTMGTAVMNLMFPDGSHLSDIEHYLDGVLLRLGTPDA, encoded by the coding sequence ACTCATCCTCTCTGGTGGGTTTGGCGCGGCGACGATGCGTACGATCGCCGCCCGGGCAGGCTATGCGAATGGTGCGCTGAAGTATTATTTTCCCGGCGGAAAGAGCGAGATCATCGCCGCCATCTTCACGAACACGCTGCGTGAGATCGAGTCGATGGCCGGCACTCAGAACACGGGAAACACGTCACAGGATCTGCGCCACTATCTCCGCAGTTGGTTCCCACGTTCCGTTGAGGAATTACCGAGCGGGCGGTTGCTGATCGAACTCTGGGGCCACTCTTTGACCGACGAGTCACTGCGGGAGCTCTATTCCGCGCACCTGGCACACTGGGGCGCGCAGATCGCCGCGCAGATCGAGGCCGCTCATGCAGTAGGCGCTGTCTTGGCTGCACCCCCGTTCGAAGACATGGCTTCGGAGTACATCTCCTTCACGATGGGCACCGCGGTGATGAATCTCATGTTTCCAGACGGTTCACATCTCAGCGACATTGAACACTATCTCGACGGGGTGCTGCTTCGACTCGGCACACCCGATGCGTGA